The DNA segment GCATACAAAGTTGTATAGCAGCAGAATAAGATACCGGGTAGGAGGGGGCTATTTCATTCAGTTTTCACTCCCCATGTTTATTCCTGATAATGTCTGTCCTCACTCTGGTCGCCTATCGACAAACATTAAGAATAAGCTACATGGTGAGTTGATGCCTTTTggacagctagttagctaggtgaATAGATCATGTTACTTTTGTATGTGTTATTTGTTGTCAACCTTGTACTTTAAGAAGTttttggaacattccagaaatgATACCATCCGGGGCTCCTGTAACTCTCCAGGGGGAAGGTTGGCCACCTCTGGTCTCCTGCGGGGCTAATCCCCCTTCTTgatttcagtctttgtgttttcGGTGCAGATAAAGCAAAGTAAAAGACAAAGAAGCTGTGATTTATAATAGAATACATGTCTCCCTAACAATATTACCCTTTGACCCCCCCAGTTGGATCTCCAGTGTCGCGACCTGAGCAGTGAGCAGCAGGAGAGCCGGGTGGAGAATGTCAAGCTGAAGATGACCAACGAGGAACTGAGCAGAGAGCTGGAGAGCACCTGTCAGGAACTGTCCTTGGCCCAGGAACAACTGACCATGCTGCAGGACCAGGCTTCCCGCCTgcaccaggagagagagatgtgggttaATATTACCACTAGATGTAATGACcaaacacactcactcacctAGACATCACACAAACGTTCCATCAGTGGCTATGGCATGTCACTCCTAGTACAGCTAACATTCACTAGATTACTGTCCAGGTGTGGTTCAGTGAGCTTTggtgcctctctctcctcagggaaATGTACCGAGTCACTgagggactagagagagagaaacagagtctGATGAAACAACTAGACCTTCTCAGGTaagttaaaacacacacacacacacagtatgcatgTTATACATTTAATTTGACAAATTATCGTTTTTTGTCCTCCTTGCAATATCTATCCAGAGAGATGAACAAACATTTAAAAGATGAGCGAGACGTATACTGTGCTGTGGTGAGTTCTTGACTCATGATATTTTGACTGTTACCTTTGTGGCGATATTGAATGATAAGACATATTCAAGCCAAAGGCACATTTATTTCCACATTAAATGGAcattgacaacaacaaaaatgtttcTATGATATTCCATTCTGTTGTGTTCTCTTTGCTCTACAGAACCCCAGGAAGTCCCTCAAACAGAAGCAGAGAGCCGGCTTGGTCCATCTGTTCGCGGACACCAGCCAGCAGCCGGTTAAAAGGTGAGGTCATTTCCTTTAGAAAGTGCCCTGAACATAATTAACCAGTCTTGTCGTGTGTGAAAGGAAACTGATTTTATGTCCGTCAGTAACGGGATTTAAATCAACATTGGATTAAAGAGGAGAAACAGGATGTGCaatcaaaaaatgtgtttttgaggCCAAGGCACCAAATGAGTCAATTTAATGTAAGGTACTTTACAGCGTAAGGAGTGTATTTGCAATATAATATACTAACAATATATTTTAAATGTAGTGACTTCTGCGCTGCTCTTGACAGTAATGGCAGCACCCAGAACCATTTTGAGTTACCATTTAATGATAATGCTTGGTAACGAGAGACAAACGTGAAAGTGCCTTGGCAACATGGGACTCAGAAACAAATTGTTTTCATCCGAtatcctctgtttctacctcttgTCTCCAAAGAGCCTCACTCCTCACCCACAATGGGGGTTCCTATGAGTTCCTTGATGCGCTGCCAGTAGAACACCTTCAAATCTCTtttgtctcctccccctcctcatctaGCGAGGACCATGTTGACACCGCTTGTCCACCACGTTCGCCGAAAAccaactacgacctggccaacGGCTACCACGACTCCAACACCTCGTCTCCAACCCAAGTGGTTGAGGTGGAGGCGCAGGGGGTGAGGCTGAAGGAGAGGCTCTCCAAGTTCGAGTCAGAGAAGACCCTCGCCCCCACCCAGAACGAAAGGGACAGGCATACAGAGTACCAGAGTAAGCCGGAGGTTGGGGGCGATGGGCTGGACGGTCCCCCAGATGGGTGGCCTCTCCGTCGGGTTATCTCCATcgaggaggaccacctcccccACCTGCTTCATGGAGGGCCCCAGCCCCTGCTGCACCAGCTCAGtgaggaagacgaggaggaggaagaggctcAAGGGAAGGAAGATCTGGAGAGTAGTATCTTAGTCGCCCCTGTTCCTTTACCTGTCCCGGTCACGACAGTGTCCCCCTTCAAACACCAAGGTAGTTTCAGCAGAATCAGAAATATCCCCTCGTCACCTCGAGGACAGCCCGTCGGCAAGGAGACCCAAAATGTGAGCAAATCTCTATTCATGTATTGTATTTTAATTCACTTTGGAATTACTGAGTTAGAATGAAGTTGACCCCAACCTTGCAAGGGGTTGAAGACCCTGCTGTCGTAggacaggggcggcagggtagcctagtggttagagcgttggattagtaaccggaaggttgcaagttcaaatccccgagctgacaaggtacaaatctgtcgttctgcccctgaacaggcagttaacccactgttcctaggccatcattgacaataagaatttgttcttaactgacttagttaaataatatatgccatttagcagacgcttttatccaaagcgacttacagtcatgtgtgcatacattctacgtatgggtggtcccgggaatcgaacccactactaccctggcgttacaagcgccatgctctaccaactgagctacagaaggacgaaAAATAAGATCAAATCTATTGTCATTGTGTTAAGCATCGAACTAAAACCCTTCATCTAAGCGATCAACATCATTTCCAAAGCTCTTCAATATGCAATCAATTGAAAATATCATTCTGTTgacctctttctctgcctgtccctccagagggtgaaggagagggccGTGCCTGCCCCAGACCGCCTGTTTAAGGTGGTTCTGGTGGGCAACTCCAGTGTGGGCAAGACTTCCCTGCTGCGCACCTTCTGTGACGGCCGCTTCCACCCCTCCAGCCCCGCTACTGTGGGTGAGAGCCGACAACACATCACTGTGTACCACGGGTGTCACGGACCTTTTTTGTGTTAatgcaatggtgtgtgtgtgtgtgtgtgtgtgtgtgtgtgtgtgtgtgtgtgtgtgttactatcAGAAGATTGAAGGGCAAAGCAGCATCACATGAAAGGGCTCGTAAAGTCACACTCCCAGTCTATGAACCCCCGGTACACATTGTACCACCGCAGATTATGTCACATCGAATCCATTTAATTCTCCTCTGAATCCCCTTGGTTCTCCATTCTAGGACAGCTTGTTTGATTTCACCACTTTGACTGTGAAAGACAATTACCTAAAGCATGAAGCTTGATGAATAGCTCAACTACCCCCTCTAGTGTTCATTAATGAAAGGATGTAATGCTACGGTATATTATTGCTGTGTATTGCTCTTACCCTAATAACCAGTCTGAGTGCTATTCCTGACAGGTATTGACTACAGTGTGAAGACTCTAATGTTGGACAACACCCAGGTAGCCATGCAGCTGTGGGACACGGCCGGGCAGGAGAGGTGAGTGGCCATGGACCAGTGAAAATAGTATTGCCAAAACCTCACCAATAGATAACAGTAGCTAAGAATGTGATGTGTTATTTTTGCCTGGATGATAGTCTGAGAATGTGACTTAAATGACAACAAAGCAACATTCTCAGGTTGGCATTTGGCACTTTGGCAAAATAAACAGGGTTCCATTTTGTCCAGTtgtgactgttctctctgttggcTACAGGTACCGCAGCATCACCAAGCAGTTCTTCCGTAAGGCAGACGGCGTGGTGGTCATGTACGACATCACGTTGCTGGACAGCTTCAAGGCCGTGCGACCCTGGCTCATCAACGTCCAGGTCAGCTCACATTTGGCCTTTGGCCAGACAGGACATGACTAATAATTGTCTGTTCTCCAGTTTATTTTTATCTGAACGTTTTAAGCAGACGCCTGACCTTTGATTGACCTCTGTTTTACCAGGAGGCTGCGGGAGTGGGCATTCCCATCCTGCTCCTGGGCAACAAGATGGACGCGACGTCTGAGAGGGAGGTACCACTTAAAGACGCAGAGACTCTGGCCCACGTGAGTTCTCTGTTTAGGGACTCATAAGTATCATCCTATAGCACTCATCTCAAGAACTGAACGACCAACACAGAGTGGGGGAAATCTGTTCACTGTCTATAAATATGGACGAGACCTCGCATAGCTGTCACTATTGCCATCTGTAGGTCCTCT comes from the Oncorhynchus keta strain PuntledgeMale-10-30-2019 unplaced genomic scaffold, Oket_V2 Un_contig_963_pilon_pilon, whole genome shotgun sequence genome and includes:
- the cracr2ab gene encoding EF-hand calcium-binding domain-containing protein 4B isoform X3, whose protein sequence is MSDSTLFRATRILCRSISSDMEESEAKGRGGAVPMRKSSDRRGSDWGSIAMLDKTKEFFQTCDVEGKGFITRTDMRRLHRELPLTAEELENVFDSLNTDQNGYLTLEVFSSGFSQFLHGRRISVAEDAAPTLPTSRKPSEALYQSKWDERLTGGWEDEEENHFCMLLESLGASNVFQDPSEVRSLWAQLRRDEPHLLSNFEEFLARVTFQIKEAKEERREMESALQRKAATHDSEIRGLYEEMEQQMKSEKDRLLLQDSERLQSRSHDLEHQLSSKERELEQLFQKQRRLDLQCRDLSSEQQESRVENVKLKMTNEELSRELESTCQELSLAQEQLTMLQDQASRLHQEREMEMYRVTEGLEREKQSLMKQLDLLREMNKHLKDERDVYCAVNPRKSLKQKQRAGLVHLFADTSQQPVKSEDHVDTACPPRSPKTNYDLANGYHDSNTSSPTQVVEVEAQGVRLKERLSKFESEKTLAPTQNERDRHTEYQSKPEVGGDGLDGPPDGWPLRRVISIEEDHLPHLLHGGPQPLLHQLSEEDEEEEEAQGKEDLESSILVAPVPLPVPVTTVSPFKHQGSFSRIRNIPSSPRGQPVGKETQNRVKERAVPAPDRLFKVVLVGNSSVGKTSLLRTFCDGRFHPSSPATVGIDYSVKTLMLDNTQVAMQLWDTAGQERYRSITKQFFRKADGVVVMYDITLLDSFKAVRPWLINVQEAAGVGIPILLLGNKMDATSEREVPLKDAETLAHDTRVIFYEVSAYTGYNVTEAMIHLARVLKEQEDRVRDTFVLLEVLPVKKKACCK
- the cracr2ab gene encoding EF-hand calcium-binding domain-containing protein 4B isoform X1 codes for the protein MSDSTLFRATRILCRSISSDMEESEAKGRGGAVPMRKSSDRRGSDWGSIAMLDKTKEFFQTCDVEGKGFITRTDMRRLHRELPLTAEELENVFDSLNTDQNGYLTLEVFSSGFSQFLHGRRISVAEDAAPTLPTSRKPSEALYQSKWDERLTGGWEDEEENHFCMLLESLGASNVFQDPSEVRSLWAQLRRDEPHLLSNFEEFLARVTFQIKEAKEERREMESALQRKAATHDSEIRGLYEEMEQQMKSEKDRLLLQDSERLQSRSHDLEHQLSSKERELEQLFQKQRRLDLQCRDLSSEQQESRVENVKLKMTNEELSRELESTCQELSLAQEQLTMLQDQASRLHQEREMEMYRVTEGLEREKQSLMKQLDLLREMNKHLKDERDVYCAVNPRKSLKQKQRAGLVHLFADTSQQPVKRASLLTHNGGSYEFLDALPVEHLQISFVSSPSSSSEDHVDTACPPRSPKTNYDLANGYHDSNTSSPTQVVEVEAQGVRLKERLSKFESEKTLAPTQNERDRHTEYQSKPEVGGDGLDGPPDGWPLRRVISIEEDHLPHLLHGGPQPLLHQLSEEDEEEEEAQGKEDLESSILVAPVPLPVPVTTVSPFKHQGSFSRIRNIPSSPRGQPVGKETQNRVKERAVPAPDRLFKVVLVGNSSVGKTSLLRTFCDGRFHPSSPATVGIDYSVKTLMLDNTQVAMQLWDTAGQERYRSITKQFFRKADGVVVMYDITLLDSFKAVRPWLINVQEAAGVGIPILLLGNKMDATSEREVPLKDAETLAHDTRVIFYEVSAYTGYNVTEAMIHLARVLKEQEDRVRDTFVLLEVLPVKKKACCK
- the cracr2ab gene encoding EF-hand calcium-binding domain-containing protein 4B isoform X2, which produces MSDSTLFRATRILCRSISSDMEESEAKGRGGAVPMRKSSDRRGSDWGSIAMLDKTKEFFQTCDVEGKGFITRTDMRRLHRELPLTAEELENVFDSLNTDQNGYLTLEVFSSGFSQFLHGRRISVAEDAAPTLPTSRKPSEALYQSKWDERLTGGWEDEEENHFCMLLESLGASNVFQDPSEVRSLWAQLRRDEPHLLSNFEEFLARVTFQIKEAKEERREMESALQRKAATHDSEIRGLYEEMEQQMKSEKDRLLLQDSERLQSRSHDLEHQLSSKERELEQLFQKQRRLDLQCRDLSSEQQESRVENVKLKMTNEELSRELESTCQELSLAQEQLTMLQDQASRLHQEREMEMYRVTEGLEREKQSLMKQLDLLREMNKHLKDERDVYCAVNPRKSLKQKQRAGLVHLFADTSQQPVKRASLLTHNGGSYEFLDALPVEHLQISFVSSPSSSSEDHVDTACPPRSPKTNYDLANGYHDSNTSSPTQVVEVEAQGVRLKERLSKFESEKTLAPTQNERDRHTEYQSKPEVGGDGLDGPPDGWPLRRVISIEEDHLPHLLHGGPQPLLHQLSEEDEEEEEAQGKEDLESSILVAPVPLPVPVTTVSPFKHQGSFSRIRNIPSSPRGQPVGKETQNRVKERAVPAPDRLFKVVLVGNSSVGKTSLLRTFCDGRFHPSSPATVGIDYSVKTLMLDNTQVAMQLWDTAGQERYRSITKQFFRKADGVVVMYDITLLDSFKAVRPWLINVQEAAGVGIPILLLGNKMDATSEREVPLKDAETLAHDTRVIFYEVSAYTGYNVTEAMIHLARVNLGTVCDMSMHLSVCPEC